Below is a window of Nitrospinota bacterium DNA.
AAAGGCATCAATGGCTTTATCCGGATTGCCGGAATCCATGTGCACAAGGCCAAGGTTGAACAGGGTTGAAGTGTTATCAGGCTCTGCTTTTAAAGCCAGGCTGTAATGTTCGATAGCTTTTGCGGGCTTTTTTAATTCTGAATAAATGTTTGCCAGGTTGTTTTGAGCGTCAATTGACCCGGGGTTGATGGAGGTGGATATCTCCAAATAAAAAATAGCTCTTTCCGGTTTCTGGTTCTGATAATAAACCATTCCAACATTTGAAAAGTAAGCTCCAAGGGTTTGTCTGCCATTCAGGTTTTTCAGGAAATATGATTTTTTTTGATTGTCGGCCAAAACGCCAAAGCGTTGCTGGTAAAAACTGTCTGGATAGGAAGCTCCCCGCTCAGTGGTTTCAATATTGATACGCGTTCCTTTATTCTGATATCGAACAAAAAAGTGATTGGGCAGTGCAACGCCATGTAGAGGAATGTTTAATTTTTGTCCTAGTATGAGATATAAAAGAGACAGGTTCATACAATAACCTTTGTGAGTTTTCAATAAACCGTGAAGGAATAGTTCTTCAGGATTGACAGGAACTCCTCTTTCATCAACCTTATCTGTATAGCCAAATTTTCCGGTGTCATGGATGAGAGTTTTTAGCTCTCGGGTTATTTCGTTAGGGTTGTTTTTTCCTTTTAGGTTTTGTTTGGCTGAGAGGCTAAGCTGATCAATTTTTTCTCTTAAGGGTACTAAATCTAAAGAAGGGTCCCAATGCTTTGAAACTAAAAGAAGGGTTTCCAGCAGGTTTGGGGTTGTATTCGAACCCTGTTTTATCTCAAGTAGTTTTGTCTCAATCGCATCGTTGGGGGGGGTGCCATGGGCAATTATCGGTTGTAAGTTGTATAGGAATAAAAAAATAATAAATACGAAGTCATTAATAGTCTTAGTAGTTTTATTAGGCATAGAAATCTGGGCAAAGGTTTTAAGGGTTTAATAATATTATAACAGAAGGCGAATTCTTAGTGCTTAAGAATAATGTAATGTTTTTGCCTTCTTTTTCAGAGAATCATATATGAAAATCCTTGTCGCAGAAGATGATCTGGATAATGCCAGGTTGCTGGAGAATATACTTAAAAACAGTTAGCATACTGTGGAAGTCGTGGATGATGGTGCCAAAGCTCTTGACAGGTTGAGGCAGTCTCAGTTCGATGTGCTCTTGACAGATTGGATGATGCCGGAAATGGATGGGGCGACTCTGATACAAAAAGTCCGCAAAGAACTTGATGCCACACCTTTGATCTTGATGGTCACTGCGGTTGGAGATGATGAATCTCGTCGGCAGGTGCTTAAGGCAAAAAAAATTATTGAATCGCAAGAGACAGGAATAAACCTGTCTATTCTCTTCTTACCATCCAACCCTCTAGAAAAAGCATTCCTGCAACCATCAAAAATAAAGCTGTGCTCAAAGGTAAGCCGTCAGAAGTTTCAGGTCTGCCTGATTCTGTTTGGGGCTCCAGAAACTCCAGTTTCGTTCCTTTAAGAAGGTTTTCGATTTCTATTTTTGAGATCTTTCCCGGCTCTGATTCGCTGGTATCAATGTTAACGGTAAA
It encodes the following:
- a CDS encoding response regulator codes for the protein MEVVDDGAKALDRLRQSQFDVLLTDWMMPEMDGATLIQKVRKELDATPLILMVTAVGDDESRRQVLKAKKIIESQETGINLSILFLPSNPLEKAFLQPSKIKLCSKVSRQKFQVCLILFGAPETPVSFL